The genomic region AATCTTGGTTGAAAGGTTTCAAAGATAAATATTCTGGTCTTAAATGGTAAGCCAATTCGGGCACAAATTCATCATACTCTTTTCCTTGATAAGTATAACCATTAGCAATCTTTAACTCTTTTAAACCAGAGAGGATATCGATCTTCGTGATAATCAACTTCTCAAAACCATTAATTCTTTTGGCATATCTAATAATTCCACAATCAAACCAACCGCATCTCCTTTTTCTACCGGTTGTTGCTCCAAATTCTTTTCCTTTTTCTTGTAAACATTTGCCCATCTCATCGGTTAATTCCGTAGGAAAAGGACCTTCTCCAACTCTTGTTGTATAAGCCTTGGCAACACCACAAACTTCATCAATTAAATTATAAGGAATACCTACTTGCCCACAGATACTACCGGCAATTGTTTGGGAACTTGTCACATAAGGATAAGTTCCAAAATTTATATCCAATAAGGTTCCTTGAGCACCTTCAAAAACTATCTTTTTGCCACTTTTTAATTCCAAATAAACCTCTTTACCGACATCAGTAATCAAAGAAAGAAAAAATTCTCTATTTTCTTCTATAAAATTCAAATACTCTTTTTCTAAAATTGGCGGACTTTCATATATTTCCATTAAAAGATAATTCTTCCTTAAAAACTCTTGTTTTAACCTTTCCGAAAATAAATTAAAATCTTTTAAATCACCAATCCTAATCCCAATCCTCTGATACTTATCTTCGTAACAAGGACCGATTCCTTTTTGAGTAGTTCCAATTTTTATTCCTCTTTTTGTCTCCTCTCTTTTCTTATCAAG from candidate division WOR-3 bacterium harbors:
- a CDS encoding adenylosuccinate synthase — translated: MIKGRSLAIIGAQWGDEGKGKIVDFFCQYADGCVRFQGGPNAGHTVVFDNKRIIFHQLPSGLIHSHIKGYIASGCVIDLEVLKKEIEELTELGIEIKNRLFIDYRCHLIFPFHKELDKKREETKRGIKIGTTQKGIGPCYEDKYQRIGIRIGDLKDFNLFSERLKQEFLRKNYLLMEIYESPPILEKEYLNFIEENREFFLSLITDVGKEVYLELKSGKKIVFEGAQGTLLDINFGTYPYVTSSQTIAGSICGQVGIPYNLIDEVCGVAKAYTTRVGEGPFPTELTDEMGKCLQEKGKEFGATTGRKRRCGWFDCGIIRYAKRINGFEKLIITKIDILSGLKELKIANGYTYQGKEYDEFVPELAYHLRPEYLSLKPFNQDFSKVKSYQDLDKEVLEFLETIERLTGCEIWAVSIGEKREDIIFKD